A DNA window from Rhodococcus sp. Z13 contains the following coding sequences:
- a CDS encoding carboxymuconolactone decarboxylase family protein, protein MTPRIAPGRLKELGPLNWAAWKVLSAAAGTSDAHLFSTLGRTGRLFRGWLHYSGMLMPFGRLSRFDAEAAILRVAHLRDCGYEFDHHTRLGRRAGITDEVRDRIVTGPSDENWHPRHRALLAAVDELVMKKDVTDATWSTLAEWYDERRLVEICLLVTQYDGLATTIRTLRIERDFT, encoded by the coding sequence ATGACCCCGCGTATCGCACCCGGACGACTGAAGGAACTCGGCCCGCTCAACTGGGCCGCGTGGAAGGTGCTCTCCGCCGCGGCCGGCACCTCCGATGCGCACCTGTTCAGCACGCTGGGCCGCACCGGCCGGCTGTTCCGCGGGTGGCTGCACTATTCCGGGATGCTCATGCCCTTCGGGCGCCTGTCCCGCTTCGACGCAGAGGCGGCCATCCTGCGCGTCGCGCACCTGCGCGACTGCGGTTACGAGTTCGACCACCACACCCGGCTGGGCCGGCGCGCCGGAATCACCGACGAGGTCCGGGACCGGATCGTCACCGGTCCCTCCGACGAGAACTGGCATCCGCGGCACCGCGCCCTCCTCGCGGCCGTCGACGAACTCGTGATGAAGAAGGACGTCACCGACGCGACGTGGTCGACCCTCGCCGAGTGGTACGACGAGCGTCGCCTCGTCGAGATCTGCCTGCTCGTCACCCAGTACGACGGCCTCGCCACCACCATCCGCACGCTGCGGATCGAGCGTGACTTCACCTGA
- the atzF gene encoding allophanate hydrolase, with protein sequence MSTTTYTAAVAASSERFSATDRVRAALRRIEEVDRPEVWIHLRDADALLADAASVDARVAAGRSLPLAGLVVAVKDNVDVAGLPTTAACPEFAYTAEVTASGVERLVEAGAVVLGKTNLDQFATGLVGTRSPYGAVRCAWDPERVSGGSSSGSAAAVALGIADLGIGTDTAGSGRVPAALHGIVGIKATLGVIPTHGVVPACVDYDCLTVFAESLDLAATAVRIMAGPEPRDPRSRAWPADVRLAASNSLRLAVPRTEDLAALCDDYRDAFDRTVAAARATGIETVEVDISPLLDAALLLYDGAVVAERYAAVGAFLESAPAGADPTVAAIVAGAKTPAAYELVADLDALRRARAQAVELLADVDGLLLPTTTEHPTIAAVQADPIAINRRMGTYTNFCNLLDMAAVAVPGASTAAGDPFGVMVVVPAFADQVAVDVAAALTGVDAPSVVGSGVELAVFGAHLRGQPLHFQLEELGARFVEEVHTSDAYRLMALNTTPPKPGLVRHGAGAGAPITGELFRLSEAGLGRFLAALPAPMTLTSVELSDGRWVVGFGCTHDVAADAVDITGFGGWKAYRAS encoded by the coding sequence ATGTCCACAACGACGTATACAGCCGCGGTGGCCGCCTCTTCGGAGCGGTTCTCCGCCACCGATCGTGTCCGTGCCGCCCTGCGCCGCATCGAGGAGGTCGACCGGCCGGAGGTCTGGATCCACCTGCGTGACGCCGACGCGCTCCTCGCCGACGCCGCGTCGGTGGACGCCCGGGTCGCCGCCGGACGGTCCCTGCCGCTGGCCGGTCTGGTCGTGGCGGTCAAGGACAACGTGGACGTCGCGGGGCTGCCCACCACGGCGGCGTGCCCCGAGTTCGCCTACACCGCGGAGGTCACCGCCTCCGGCGTCGAACGCCTCGTCGAAGCCGGTGCGGTCGTGCTCGGCAAGACCAATCTCGACCAGTTCGCCACCGGTCTGGTGGGCACCCGCAGCCCCTACGGTGCGGTGCGCTGTGCGTGGGATCCCGAGCGGGTCTCCGGCGGCTCGAGCTCGGGTTCGGCGGCGGCCGTGGCGCTGGGCATCGCCGACCTCGGAATCGGCACCGACACCGCCGGATCCGGGCGCGTCCCCGCCGCGCTGCACGGAATCGTCGGGATCAAGGCCACTCTCGGGGTGATCCCCACCCACGGTGTGGTCCCGGCATGTGTGGACTACGACTGCCTCACCGTCTTCGCCGAATCGCTCGATCTCGCCGCGACCGCCGTGCGGATCATGGCCGGCCCCGAACCCCGCGATCCCCGCAGCCGGGCCTGGCCCGCGGACGTGCGGCTCGCCGCGTCGAACTCCCTGCGGCTCGCGGTGCCCCGCACCGAGGACCTCGCGGCGCTGTGCGACGACTACCGCGACGCCTTCGACCGGACGGTGGCCGCGGCCCGCGCGACCGGCATCGAGACCGTCGAGGTCGACATCTCGCCGCTGCTCGACGCCGCCCTGCTGCTCTACGACGGCGCCGTGGTCGCCGAACGCTACGCCGCCGTGGGCGCGTTCCTGGAATCCGCTCCGGCCGGAGCCGATCCGACGGTGGCCGCGATCGTCGCCGGTGCGAAGACGCCGGCGGCGTACGAACTCGTCGCCGACCTCGACGCACTGAGGCGGGCGAGGGCACAGGCGGTGGAGTTGCTCGCCGACGTCGACGGACTGCTGCTGCCCACCACGACGGAGCACCCGACGATCGCTGCGGTGCAAGCGGATCCGATCGCCATCAACCGCCGGATGGGCACCTACACGAACTTCTGCAACCTGCTCGACATGGCAGCGGTCGCGGTGCCCGGCGCTTCCACGGCCGCGGGAGACCCGTTCGGGGTCATGGTCGTGGTCCCGGCGTTCGCCGACCAGGTGGCCGTCGACGTCGCCGCCGCCCTGACCGGGGTGGACGCACCGTCCGTCGTCGGGTCCGGGGTGGAACTCGCGGTGTTCGGCGCGCACCTGCGCGGGCAGCCGCTGCACTTCCAGCTCGAGGAGCTCGGGGCGCGGTTCGTCGAGGAGGTGCACACCTCCGACGCCTACCGGCTGATGGCGCTGAACACGACTCCGCCGAAGCCCGGTCTGGTGCGGCACGGCGCGGGTGCGGGCGCCCCGATCACCGGGGAGTTGTTCCGTCTGTCGGAGGCGGGGCTGGGCCGGTTCCTCGCGGCGCTGCCCGCCCCGATGACACTGACGAGTGTCGAGCTGTCGGACGGGCGGTGGGTGGTCGGCTTCGGCTGCACCCACGACGTCGCGGCCGACGCGGTGGACATCACCGGGTTCGGCGGCTGGAAGGCCTATCGGGCCTCCTGA
- a CDS encoding fatty acid desaturase family protein codes for MTRSIDRSDTDSREPQSPLAHLSDDDLERIAKEFDAIHDEVYSSLGDKDRRYIKSVIAAQRQLVVTGRILLFASASKPAWVAGTACLGVAKILENMEIGHNVMHGQWDWMNDPDIHSSVWDWDTASTAEAWKHSHNYIHHTFTNIRGLDKDLGYEIMRIDPHQPWHPVYLAQPLYNALLTVLFEWGVALHDLDLEALWAGEKSPTQVLEELKGIAGKARAQFVKDYVGWPLVSAALFGLAQIALRGRIPQPTSSRLGRRLRSVAAGRSGKWGTAADLADRWLPGVEKTFLSTLLADVTANIIRNVWAHAIIFCGHFPDQTYTFSRKEVENESRGGWYVRQLVGAANIEGTPLFHILSGNLGYQVEHHLFPDMPSTRYAEVAPKVKDICERYELPYNSGRLGKQWFMVHRTIARLAFPGGRPRPKPGPYKRSQDPTGDPVPSEAARFRRRLPAEHPDAGPEHDGGGVQVEPPPR; via the coding sequence GTGACGAGAAGCATCGACCGGAGCGACACCGACTCGCGGGAGCCGCAGAGCCCGCTCGCGCACCTGAGCGACGACGATCTCGAGCGGATCGCGAAGGAGTTCGATGCGATCCACGACGAGGTGTACTCGAGCCTCGGCGACAAGGACCGCCGCTACATCAAGAGCGTCATCGCGGCGCAGCGCCAGCTGGTGGTGACCGGACGGATCCTGCTGTTCGCCTCCGCGTCGAAACCGGCCTGGGTGGCCGGTACCGCCTGCCTGGGCGTGGCGAAGATCCTCGAGAACATGGAGATCGGCCACAACGTCATGCACGGCCAGTGGGACTGGATGAACGATCCGGACATCCACTCGTCGGTGTGGGACTGGGACACCGCCTCCACAGCCGAGGCGTGGAAGCACTCCCACAACTACATCCACCACACCTTCACCAACATCCGCGGTCTCGACAAGGATCTCGGCTACGAGATCATGCGGATCGACCCGCACCAGCCCTGGCATCCCGTCTATCTCGCCCAGCCCCTCTACAACGCGTTGCTCACGGTGCTGTTCGAATGGGGTGTCGCCCTGCACGATCTGGACCTCGAAGCGCTGTGGGCGGGGGAGAAGTCACCGACCCAGGTGCTCGAGGAACTGAAGGGCATCGCGGGCAAGGCCCGCGCCCAGTTCGTCAAGGACTACGTCGGCTGGCCGCTGGTGAGCGCGGCACTGTTCGGTCTCGCGCAGATCGCCCTGCGCGGCAGGATCCCCCAGCCGACGAGCTCGCGGCTGGGCCGGCGACTACGGTCGGTGGCCGCGGGTCGCTCAGGGAAGTGGGGTACTGCAGCCGATCTCGCCGACCGCTGGCTGCCCGGCGTCGAGAAGACCTTCCTGTCCACCCTGCTCGCCGACGTCACCGCCAACATCATCCGCAACGTGTGGGCGCACGCGATCATCTTCTGCGGGCACTTCCCGGACCAGACCTACACCTTTTCCAGGAAAGAGGTCGAGAACGAGTCGCGCGGAGGCTGGTACGTGCGCCAGCTCGTCGGCGCCGCGAACATCGAGGGCACCCCGCTGTTCCACATCCTCAGCGGCAATCTCGGCTACCAGGTCGAGCACCACCTGTTCCCGGACATGCCCAGCACCCGCTACGCGGAGGTCGCACCCAAGGTCAAGGACATCTGCGAACGTTACGAACTGCCCTACAACTCGGGACGATTGGGCAAACAGTGGTTCATGGTGCACCGCACCATCGCGCGGCTGGCGTTCCCCGGAGGCAGGCCCCGACCGAAGCCCGGCCCCTACAAGCGCTCCCAGGACCCCACCGGTGATCCCGTCCCGAGCGAGGCCGCACGGTTCCGTCGCCGGCTACCCGCCGAGCACCCCGACGCCGGGCCGGAACACGACGGTGGGGGAGTGCAGGTCGAACCGCCGCCGCGCTGA